CAGGTTGATCTGTAATCATATCTCCTGGAAAATATTGTGGACCAGTAGGAAGAAAATCTACGACTTTGTCAATCAACACCTGTAAATTTGCTCCTTCCAGTGCAGAAATCCCAACGATATCAGAAAACATCTCTTTTTCTTTATAAAGGGCATAAAGGGCATTGAACTTGTCCTGATCCATCTTATCAATTTTATTTATTACCAAGATAACAGGCGTATTGATATCTTTTAAAACCTCCATGATAAACGCATCCCCAGGCCCTATGGTGGGACTATCATCTACTACAAATAAAATAGCATCCACTTCTCCTAAAGTCTCCTTCGCCGCCCTTACCATGTATTCACCTAGTTTATGTTTTGGTTTATGTATGCCAGGTGTATCAATAAATACAATTTGAAAATCATTTTCTGTATAAACACTCTGTATCTTATTTCTAGTGGTTTGTGGCTTATCTGACATAATGGCTATTTTTTCACCGATTACTTGATTCATTAAAGTAGATTTTCCTACGTTTGGTCTACCAATAATTGTTACAAAACCTGATTTAAATTTCATTACAACACTCCTTTTTGATGTATACAAATACGCTTACAAATTTTAATATACTGAAAGTTCTATTTTTTTCCTTTAGCTATGCCTTTTAGCTAAGGGAAAAAACCTAGACTGTGTATATTAAAATTTAAGGGCGCACGTCTATATAGATAAGTCTTCTGGCGAAAAAGAATTTGGTAATAAATCTGCTATCGTAAATACTTTGTAGTCCTCTTCTGTCTTCCCGATAATGATCTTTATATCTTTTCCATATTCTACAATAACTTGCCTGCATATCCCACAAGGGAAGGTATATTCATCGGTAGCTCCTACTACAGCAATGGCTTCTATCTCTCGATCACCCTCGGATACGGCTTTAAAGATGGCCGTTCTTTCAGCACAGTTTGTACCCCCATAAGAAGCACATTCAATATTGCAACCTCTGTAGACTTTTCCTGACTTTGTTAGAACCGCTGCTCCTACTGGAAAGTGAGAGTACGGGACATAAGCTTTTTTTTGGGCCTCTCTTGCCTCTTTAATGAGCTCTTTATATTCCATGATCTATCCTCCTATGTATTACTCTAACACAACTTCTTTATTATTTGGAAAAATACAAACCCAAGTTTTTCCTTTGTTCATTTTTAATGGATTTCCACTAGCATCCTTAAACTGTGTAGCAGTATTGTAAGCCCCTTTGCTCCAAGTAATAGGTGTAGCCATACCATTAGAGATATAGAGCCCTTTGCCACTGCCGATGAGCTGTATATCTCTTCTTCCTTCAGCATCTCCTGGAATCACCTTTATATTCGTAAATTGAATAATGATATTTTTGCTTTCTAACTGTTGATTGTTATTCTCATCAATATGAGGTTTGCCAAACTGATACCGCTTATATTGCTGTGTAGCAGCATCGTATTGGAAGGTTGAAATATATTCATTTGAAAAAGGAACCGTCACCAATTCCGCCTTTTCCCCTTGAGGTGTCCATTCCTCCTCTGAAAAGTTGAATTTTGGCTGTAAATCTTCCCTTCTTTCTTCTCTGTAACCTACACTTTTCCACGCTTTCATAATCCCTTCTGCACTGGTATATAAACTATGCTCATACATGCCTCTTTGCTTTGATCTTACAGGATCCCGCCATGCCATGATGGTTTCTAATCCAGATAAACTATTCAAATTAGCAGGCTTTAAGTTTTTTATATCTTCAAAAGCTTGTGGGCTTCCACCATGATGCACAAAAATAGCATCATGATCAAAGGCAAGGTTTAAATAGTAATGTCTTGTACTCCTCACAGGACCTATTTTCTTCGTATCAAAATCTTGAAAAACTGCTACTAATCTAGTAATATTTCCTTCTGCTAAAGTTTCATACATAATATCCGCTTCAGAAATACCGCTTTGTGGCAATGCAACTTTTATATTATTAACCATTACTGCCACAGGCCTTCTTTGTGCAGCCTCCTCATCAATCCATATCCCCGTTAGTGGGTTGATGGCCAAACCCTCATAAGAAACCTCCTCCACCTTTTCTACTTCTATTTCTACAGTAGGCTGATCCTCCAAATCTTCTCCAACATCTGTTTTCTTGCCGCAACCTGTGATGGTTACTATAAAACTCATGATAAGTACAGCTATGATGATTTTTCTACCGTCCATTAATAATCTCCCCTTTGTATATGTATTTACCCCGCTATTTGAAAAAAAATAATGGTTATAAGGATACCCAAGATCCCTCCTACCAAAACTTCAAAAAAACTATGAATCCTCCCTTCTATACGGCTTTGACACACCAACAATGCCATTAAAATAGAAAGAGTTGCTATAAACATATTCTCCGAAATAAAAGTCATTGCGGTAGCCAATGAAAAAGCCACTGCTGCATGACCACTAGGCATTCCCCCTTGTAAGGCTGTTCCTCTACCAAAATGCGCCTTTAAAGCAATGGTTGTGAAGATAACAATAATGAAAACAATAAAGGTCAAGTGTATAGGGGACTGCCTCACTCTCGTTAATAAGATATGG
The sequence above is drawn from the Clostridium formicaceticum genome and encodes:
- the era gene encoding GTPase Era, yielding MKFKSGFVTIIGRPNVGKSTLMNQVIGEKIAIMSDKPQTTRNKIQSVYTENDFQIVFIDTPGIHKPKHKLGEYMVRAAKETLGEVDAILFVVDDSPTIGPGDAFIMEVLKDINTPVILVINKIDKMDQDKFNALYALYKEKEMFSDIVGISALEGANLQVLIDKVVDFLPTGPQYFPGDMITDQPERLIVAEIIREKILHYTHEEVPHGVAVETSMMKKREGKNIVDIHATIYCEKKSHKGIIIGKQGRKLKGIGKSAREDMEKLLGSKVYLELWVKVKEDWRNSQNTLRTLGYE
- a CDS encoding cytidine deaminase, with translation MEYKELIKEAREAQKKAYVPYSHFPVGAAVLTKSGKVYRGCNIECASYGGTNCAERTAIFKAVSEGDREIEAIAVVGATDEYTFPCGICRQVIVEYGKDIKIIIGKTEEDYKVFTIADLLPNSFSPEDLSI
- a CDS encoding DUF3048 domain-containing protein → MDGRKIIIAVLIMSFIVTITGCGKKTDVGEDLEDQPTVEIEVEKVEEVSYEGLAINPLTGIWIDEEAAQRRPVAVMVNNIKVALPQSGISEADIMYETLAEGNITRLVAVFQDFDTKKIGPVRSTRHYYLNLAFDHDAIFVHHGGSPQAFEDIKNLKPANLNSLSGLETIMAWRDPVRSKQRGMYEHSLYTSAEGIMKAWKSVGYREERREDLQPKFNFSEEEWTPQGEKAELVTVPFSNEYISTFQYDAATQQYKRYQFGKPHIDENNNQQLESKNIIIQFTNIKVIPGDAEGRRDIQLIGSGKGLYISNGMATPITWSKGAYNTATQFKDASGNPLKMNKGKTWVCIFPNNKEVVLE